A genomic region of Paenibacillus sp. PL2-23 contains the following coding sequences:
- a CDS encoding FAD-dependent oxidoreductase, protein MQTLTIAVVGAGFAGIHTVKELRKTFQNKMDQYALRLILIDPNPYHLRKVLMFRPAVKNEDIRVPLKRLFPEGVELLQGTACRIVSPERKLVYLTDTGEEGMLHYDRLIIAAGSVIRQPVPELGGIALSSLENAERIRREWQARLVQAAKETDLEERERMLRIVIAGAGISGMETAAELAYYARQDAKAIGLDPEGVSIELYNAQPRLFLEGPSKVAMKLEHLLRDMGVRVIHDTRVMKERDGTVWLSDGGQRSAGLCIWTLGLLPNPKLRSIGLPVTPEGYVLVDTSYRVADIHGVYSIGDCARVVDPASGQPDGSTCKEAIPQAARLAKVILADQEGRRAPVHQSYMTTFCIGLGPDKGLTWVRKWGLDIVITGKLGWRIKQFTWDTASLL, encoded by the coding sequence ATGCAAACATTGACAATTGCAGTAGTTGGAGCAGGCTTCGCAGGGATACACACCGTGAAGGAGCTGCGCAAAACGTTCCAAAATAAAATGGATCAATACGCGCTGCGCCTCATCTTGATCGACCCTAATCCCTATCATCTGCGTAAAGTGCTGATGTTTAGGCCCGCTGTCAAAAATGAGGACATTCGAGTTCCGCTAAAGAGGCTGTTCCCTGAGGGCGTCGAATTGCTCCAGGGGACGGCCTGCCGAATTGTTTCTCCAGAGAGGAAGCTCGTTTATCTTACTGACACGGGAGAGGAAGGCATGCTGCATTACGATCGATTGATTATTGCGGCAGGAAGCGTCATTCGTCAGCCCGTTCCGGAGCTAGGGGGTATCGCGCTCTCATCATTGGAGAACGCCGAGCGCATTCGCAGGGAATGGCAGGCTCGGCTTGTTCAGGCAGCGAAGGAAACTGATCTTGAGGAACGTGAACGAATGTTGCGAATAGTGATTGCGGGAGCGGGAATCAGCGGCATGGAGACGGCAGCAGAGCTGGCCTATTATGCACGGCAGGACGCGAAGGCAATAGGTCTGGATCCGGAAGGCGTCAGTATCGAGCTCTACAATGCCCAGCCGCGGCTGTTCCTCGAGGGCCCCTCCAAGGTCGCGATGAAGCTGGAGCATCTTCTTCGGGACATGGGGGTTCGCGTCATACACGATACCCGTGTGATGAAAGAGAGGGACGGTACTGTCTGGCTGTCGGACGGAGGGCAACGCTCGGCTGGACTCTGCATCTGGACGCTTGGGCTGTTGCCCAATCCCAAGCTGCGCTCGATTGGATTGCCCGTTACTCCGGAGGGCTACGTACTTGTCGATACTAGCTACAGAGTGGCGGATATACATGGCGTGTACAGCATCGGAGACTGTGCCCGAGTTGTAGATCCAGCCAGTGGACAGCCGGATGGGAGCACCTGCAAGGAAGCGATTCCTCAGGCGGCAAGATTAGCTAAGGTCATCCTGGCCGATCAGGAGGGACGCCGCGCGCCTGTGCACCAGAGCTATATGACAACGTTCTGCATAGGCCTAGGTCCAGACAAAGGCTTGACTTGGGTCCGCAAGTGGGGGCTCGATATCGTCATCACTGGCAAATTGGGCTGGCGGATCAAACAATTTACTTGGGATACAGCCAGCTTGTTATAA
- the sigJ gene encoding RNA polymerase sigma factor SigJ — translation MRVETEALKIEHLYSQYRGLLLTLAYQMTGEWSDAEDVVQDVFLKAFHAQPPGLKEESKAYLCKMVVNRCRDLHKSARKRRERYVGEWLPEPVPTSEDGPLEQIMRDELLSYATMVLLEKLSPAERAVFVLREALGIDHAGIARIIDKSEMNCRKLFSRAKGKLNEGNLEIGEQGRNKNEREAWIRQFVSAFGQDQTEQIIDMLSDDIVLVSDGGGKVSAAVRPIAGREYVMAFLLGIFRKMSQPDHEAMSFEFREINGQTGIVFLVGGQIDSVVMLQAQGQSLRRIYIIRNPDKLRNFR, via the coding sequence ATGCGGGTTGAAACGGAGGCGCTGAAGATCGAGCATTTGTACAGTCAATACAGGGGCCTGCTGCTTACGCTGGCTTATCAGATGACAGGCGAGTGGTCCGACGCGGAGGATGTTGTGCAGGACGTGTTCCTCAAAGCATTCCACGCACAACCACCGGGCTTGAAGGAAGAGTCCAAGGCTTATTTGTGCAAAATGGTCGTGAATCGCTGCCGCGATCTTCACAAATCCGCCCGCAAGCGGCGGGAGCGATATGTTGGAGAATGGCTGCCCGAGCCGGTCCCGACGTCGGAGGACGGACCGCTGGAGCAAATCATGCGTGACGAACTGCTGTCTTATGCGACAATGGTGCTTCTAGAGAAGCTGTCCCCCGCAGAAAGAGCGGTGTTCGTGCTGCGTGAGGCGTTGGGCATCGACCATGCAGGTATAGCAAGAATCATTGACAAAAGCGAGATGAATTGCCGGAAGCTGTTCAGCCGTGCCAAGGGTAAGCTTAATGAAGGAAATCTGGAGATCGGAGAGCAGGGGCGGAACAAGAATGAGCGGGAAGCGTGGATACGTCAATTCGTGTCCGCTTTCGGACAGGATCAAACGGAGCAAATCATCGACATGCTTTCTGACGATATCGTGCTCGTCTCCGATGGAGGAGGGAAGGTGTCCGCGGCCGTTCGGCCAATTGCGGGCCGGGAGTACGTCATGGCATTTCTTTTGGGCATTTTCCGGAAAATGTCCCAGCCTGATCATGAAGCGATGAGCTTCGAGTTCCGGGAGATTAACGGCCAGACGGGGATCGTTTTTCTGGTGGGCGGACAAATCGATTCCGTGGTCATGCTTCAAGCCCAGGGTCAATCCCTCCGCCGAATTTACATTATTCGCAATCCCGATAAGCTCCGTAACTTTAGGTAG